In the Euphorbia lathyris chromosome 5, ddEupLath1.1, whole genome shotgun sequence genome, one interval contains:
- the LOC136229923 gene encoding MDIS1-interacting receptor like kinase 2-like, with amino-acid sequence MKPLSFLLCFHFLILISSSSSLVVNEEAKALLSWKSTLQFHNNSVLSSWSLSTPPCNWSGISCHHMTESESVTNIILQDYGLKGTLHNLSFFSFPYLKELNLRNNSFHGNIPSQLSNLSKLQLLDLSINYISASIPRDIGTLSSLSYLDLSDNHLTGFIPISLGNMTNLSTLYLDNNEISGSIPPEIGMLKSLTDLALSFNNLTGTIPTSIGNLTRLSFCYLSANKLSGFIPQEVGMLRSVIDLQLSSNDLIGTVPSCIGNLTNSFVLNLRSNQLSGSIPREVGMLTSLRKLYLSNNSLTGLIPREFGRLRSIKEIYLGNNNLTGVLPTDIKNLTVLSILEINNNKLNGQLREGLCLSGKLQYFSADNNYLGGPISKSLRNCISFIRLQLQDNQFTENISNILGIYPHLNYLDLSRNKFYGELSWKWETFLNLSTLKISNNNITGTIPSEIGKAPRLEGIELTSNQLEGTIPKELGKLIKLVEVFLDDNHLSGVIPKEIGNLSSLAHLILASNNLSGAIPYQLEGCSRLLVLNLSMNNLKESIPSNLSSLRSLEKLDLSQNQLADDIPQQFGGLQRLEVLNLSHNLLSGSIPKTFENLLSLTTVDLSWNELEGQIPNIKAFREAPLEALRNNRDLCGNNTRLKLCSYHRVNKKDGKLIALALLGGLLILFFLVVGLFLLYRRIRSTKAKSREVNANVNYNMFGQDQDLQYENIIEVTEGFNSRYCIGEGGYGIVYKAVVSPNRVVAVKKLHQSQNHLKAFASEVGALTNIRHRNIVKLYGFCSHHNHSFLIYDFIERGSLRNILNDTEKAMELDWIKRFNIVEGISNALSYMHHDCDPPIIHRDITSNNVLLDSEFEVHVSDFGTARLLMSDSSNWTSFAGTFGYTAPELAYTMKINEKCDVYSFGVVALEIIMGMHPGDLISSFSSSSSSSSTSPICQQTLLKDVIDQRLSTPHSKIAEGVINVVMIAFSCLSTNPDFRPTMRQVSSLLLVAKWRPLIKSFFEIKVADILIDGSLIG; translated from the exons ATGAAACCACTTTCCTTTCTTCTCTGCTTTCATTTCCTTATtcttatttcttcttcttcttctttagttGTTAATGAAGAGGCCAAAGCTCTTTTGAGCTGGAAATCTACTCTTCAATTTCATAATAATTCAGTCTTATCTTCATGGTCTCTATCTACTCCTCCTTGCAACTGGTCTGGAATTTCCTGCCATCACATGACTGAATCTGAATCTGTTACCAATATCATCCTTCAGGATTATGGTTTAAAAGGTACACTTCATAATCTCTCCTTCTTCTCTTTTCCATATCTTAAAGAGCTCAATCTCAGAAACAACTCTTTCCATGGCAACATTCCTTCCCAACTTTCTAATCTTTCTAAACTCCAACTCCTTGACTTGTCCATCAATTACATCTCTGCTTCCATTCCTAGAGATATTGGAACTTTGAGCTCTCTCAGTTATCTTGATTTATCTGACAATCATCTCACTGGTTTTATCCCTATTTCTTTAGGAAACATGACCAACTTGTCAACtctttatttagataataatgaaATTTCTGGTTCCATACCTCCAGAAATTGGAATGTTGAAATCTCTTACTGATCTTGCATTGTCATTTAATAATCTTACAGGTACTATTCCAACTTCTATTGGGAATTTAACAAGATTATCATTTTGTTACCTTTCTGCTAATAAACTCTCTGGTTTCATTCCCCAAGAAGTTGGAATGTTGAGATCTGTTATAGATCTTCAATTGTCAAGTAATGATCTCATTGGTACCGTTCCAAGTTGTATAGGAAACTTGACAAACTCTTTCGTTCTTAATCTTCGTTCTAATCAACTTTCTGGTTCAATACCTCGTGAAGTTGGCATGTTGACATCCCTTAGAAAACTTTATTTGTCAAATAACAGTCTAACTGGTTTGATACCTCGAGAATTTGGAAGATTGAGATCTATCAAAGAAATTTACTTGGGAAACAATAATCTCACTGGAGTTCTTCCTACGGACATTAAAAATTTAACTGTTTTATCTATCCTTGAAATAAACAACAATAAATTGAATGGGCAGTTAAGAGAGGGCTTATGCCTTAGTGGGAAACTTCAATATTTTTCGGCAGATAATAATTATTTGGGTGGGCCAATCTCAAAAAGTTTGAGAAATTGCATTAGTTTCATCAGACTTCAACTTCAGGATAATCAATTCACGGAAAATATATCTAACATTTTGGGTATATATCCCCATTTGAACTACCTGGACTTGAGTCGTAACAAATTTTATGGAGAGCTTTCATGGAAATGGGAAACTTTTCTCAACTTATCAACTTTAAAAATctcaaataataatatcaccGGCACAATACCATCTGAAATTGGAAAGGCACCTCGGTTAGAAGGGATAGAGCTCACATCAAATCAGCTTGAAGGGACGATACCAAAGGAATTGGGAAAGCTAATAAAGTTGGTCGAAGTTTTTCTTGATGATAACCACCTTTCAGGTGTCATTCCTAAAGAAATAGGAAATTTATCTAGTCTGGCACACCTTATTTTAGCATCCAACAATCTTAGCGGAGCAATTCCGTACCAGCTTGAAGGGTGTTCGAGACTATTGGTTTTGAATCTTAGCATGAACAATTTAAAAGAAAGCATTCCATCAAACCTAAGCAGTTTGCGCTCTCTAGAAAAACTTGATCTCAGTCAAAATCAGTTAGCTGATGATATTCCACAACAATTTGGGGGGTTGCAAAGACTAGAGGTTTTGAACCTATCGCACAATTTGCTATCAGGTTCAATTCCTAAAACTTTTGAAAATTTGTTAAGCTTGACAACAGTGGACTTATCATGGAATGAATTGGAAGGTCAGATTCCAAACATTAAAGCTTTCCGTGAGGCTCCACTAGAAGCACTTAGAAATAATAGAGACTTGTGTGGAAACAATACCAGACTGAAGTTGTGCTCTTATCATAGAGTGAACAAGAAGGATGGAAAGTTGATTGCTCTGGCTCTTTTGGGTGGTCTGCTGATATTATTTTTCTTGGTTGTGGGTTTGTTCCTTTTGTACCGAAGAATAAGAAGCACAAAAGCCAAGTCAAGAGAGGTAAATGCCAATGTTAATTACAACATGTTTGGGCAAGATCAGGATTTGCAATATGAAAACATTATTGAGGTGACAGAAGGGTTCAACTCCAGATATTGCATCGGGGAAGGAGGCTATGGAATCGTCTACAAAGCTGTAGTATCACCAAATCGAGTAGTCGCTGTCAAGAAACTTCATCAGTCCCAAAATCATTTGAAAGCATTTGCAAGTGAGGTTGGTGCATTGACAAACATACGTCATCGGAATATTGTTAAATTGTATGGGTTTTGCTCACATCACAATCACTCTTTTTTGATATACGACTTCATTGAAAGAGGAAGTTTGAGAAATATATTAAATGACACGGAAAAAGCTATGGAGTTGGATTGGATTAAAAGGTTCAATATTGTGGAAGGAATTTCGAATGCACTGTCATATATGCATCATGATTGCGATCCTCCAATTATTCATCGAGACATTACGAGTAACAATGTGTTGTTGGATTCAGAATTTGAAGTTCATGTTTCTGATTTTGGAACAGCTAGATTATTAATGTCTGACTCCTCAAATTGGACATCATTTGCAGGCACATTTGGATATACTGCTCCAG AACTAGCATATACAATGAAGATCAATGAAAAATGTGATGTTTATAGTTTTGGTGTGGTGGCACTCGAAATAATAATGGGAATGCATCCGGGAGATCTCATTTCGTCcttttcatcatcatcatcttcttcatccacctcaccaatttgccaacagacattgttGAAGGATGTGATTGACCAACGCCTTTCGACTCCTCATAGTAAAATTGCTGAAGGAGTAATAAACGTTGTTATGATTGCATTTTCATGTTTGAGTACAAATCCCGATTTCCGACCAACTATGAGACAAGTTTCATCACTACTGCTAGTAGCTAAATGGCGTCCTTTGATAAAGTCATTCTTCGAAATCAAAGTGGCAGATATTTTGATTGATGGAAGTCTCATTGGCTAA